The DNA region GACTTCCTCAAATGCAGATGAGCTTGTCCGCACGGAAATCCTCCAGTGACTCCTGTTTTTAAGACAAAGTCCCAACTCCCCAGCCCGGCACTCAAGATCTGGCCCTGTGCGCTCTACTCCTCACCATTCCTCTGCCCTCAAATGGTCTCTGCCCCTCCTTTGCCTAAATAATTCTTCATGTCAAATGTCATCTCTCAGAAatctccctgctcccaccccagcaCCCTGGCCAAGCTGCCTCCTCTGGCTCCACCGAATCTTGGGCAAACGGAGGTGCTGTGCGGGGGCCACGTGAGGGCTCGGCGGGGGCTGCTCACGGTGCCTCACTAGtcactcttcttcctcctcagtaCATGACAGCGTAGGCTTCATTCCTCAGCCTCCCGTTCAGCTAGAAGTGGCCATATAACTTCACACTGGCCAGAAGAATGTAAGCCAAGGTGCTGCGTGAAACTTCTCTGAAATGTCCCCCAAAGAGGGGGGCTGGCCCTTCTCTTCTGGCTGGAACGAGGAGGGCATGGCGGGGCCTCTGGCTGCCATCTGGGCCCATGTGACGACTTTGGCAATGGAAACCACGCCAGGCAGAACTACAAGGCAGGAGCTGTGGTCTCTGACATTGCCAAGGGCTGGTCCTGCCTCAGCCAGACCACCTCCAACTCTGAACACGGGAGAGAAAATAAACTTGCTTGTTTAAACCACTGTTATTTTGAGAATTGTTCTGATAACTGGGCCTATTCAGACCAGCGTCCTCCCTGTCACTGCCTCGTGCCTCTCACGTGAACGTAGGCACACTGAGTGACCCAGGGGTTCGAAGCTAATTCTGACTGCCATCCTCACTGTGGGGCACATCTCCATGGTTAGAGCGCTATCCTCGAGTGCCCTGAGCACTGACCACCCGAGCTGTCCCCTCTACAAGGCCACAGTGAGTGGTCCACTGGTAGGGACACTATCTTTTACATCCGTGTTTCTGGCCACTGGTAAAGGATATGCTACTGTCTATAAACACCGAAACTGGTTTTTCTGAAGGAAGCAGAGAATATCTAAAGTGTTTTCCACCTCAGCAAGATCCAATGAGCCAATCTAGGCCAAGTGTGTGCCCATCTTCCAAGTGAGTACTAAgaatccctctctctccccagagcTTAGTATTTTTTATATGCTTATAGACATTTTACTGGGAAGATATCAGGGCTGCTGTCATCCTCAGATGCGAACTGTGACCTCACAAGAGTTAAGAATCACTGCACTGGAAAAACTACTGTTAAAGAAACTGTCTTTAAAGCTTAAAAATTACTTACTTGCTTTCCATGAAGTATctccttaacattttaaaaaaatatgaacatcTTTTAGAAAGTAATAACAACTTGCTCAACTTTTCCTATACTGGAAAGTAAAAAGTTGTAACATTTAAGTATGCTTGTGAATATTTTCCTTACCTATTATAAGCTCCATTTCAAAAAACAGGATTGTTAACTGCGAGAAAtattctagaaatatttataatgcaAACAGAAGGAGCTATGATTAGAGGTGGAGCCTTCTTTTATCATTTAGCTTTAAGTATGAACCTGGCTCCAGAAATGGACCTATCCTAAAAACTGGCTGGCACTGGGTGGGCGCTGATAACTGTAGTTCCCAGCTAGTGATCACAGACCAGTTCCACGCGCTGCTCCCCTGGCAACGTTTATGCTAGTGCCAAGTCAATAACCGATCAATCTTTcatcttatttaaaaaagagatataatatgcatttaatttcATTCAATAAATCAATTCCACATAACTTACCATCTCTTAGAAAATTCAGGAGACAGCAAACATCAGACATGAAAAATTACATGAACGCAGTGTGATGCACTGGAGAGGAACGAATGCACCATGGCAATCAGGAGTTGTAATTTAAATGTACcacaagaagaaaagcaaaactactATAATTTATTGCTGTATCTATGCTTCCCAGTATAGCTATAATATTATAAGTAGCTACAAAGTGCCACCTTCTGGTTTAAAACTGTGGAacatcatctttatttctttttaaatgccattttttGGTGGACGTATAACAACGGCAGCAGTTACAAAATGTTGTCTGAGTACTTTTGAGAGCTCAAAACAAAGACCTGTGTATAGGCtgaataaaaagatgttcaattaATAGTGCACATAGTGTAACTTTAACAACATCTTTCATTGGAATTTTCGTGTAAACCTTAATAGAGATGTGACTCACAGAGACCAAAAAGTAAAGTATCTTTTCCTTTCGCGGTTTACTGAGGTGGTCTGCATTCTCGCAAATGATttacaaaatacaagaaatgccGCATGTGGGTATTAGGCGtgaagtatttcattttcttacagaAGGGGCAGCAGGAGGACAGGGAGCCTAGTGGACACCCTGTCGCCACCTTTCTCAAGGACGCATGCCCTCAAGAATGGCAGTGGAAACCTGGCAGCAAGCCACCCTTACAattctttttggttgttttaaaaTACAAGCACTTCCTGACATTTCCCTCCCCGGCCCATGAGCCCCACCCCCACTTGGCAGGATACAAACCCACGTCCTCTTGCTTAGTTTTCCCCTCAGAATTATTTACAAGATGCTTACAGATACGGTACAAACTAGTATGAAATTAACGGTAGTTTGCGTTTCCAGACACACTCCTGTGGTGAAATAAGCGCACCACGCCAATTCCGAAGGCCGGTCCAAAGCTAAGGTGACTCAGAGGCATCTGCATCCGTAACCGCAGAGACAGGCTTCTTGCTGGCTGGGATGGATTCGCCGACTCTGTCCTCAACAGCGGCCGGGGCCTTGGGAGTGGGGGGCGTCACACCCACGGTGAGCGTGGACGCAGCATCTGCCCTTGCAGTGGTCGGGACAGGGTCGGAGGGTGGGCTGCcggtgggtgggagagaggacAGCAGCTCTGTGGAGGCTGCCGTGGAAGAGACCTCTGGAACCAAAGGAAATGACGGGAGGAACTCGGATGGCATGGGGAGAGGTGCAATGCCAGGTAAGTtttggggaggcagggaaggaagaggtGGCAAACCTAGGACAAAAACGGCATAGATCACACATCCTCCCAGCACTAGAAGAGCAGCAGTCAGCATCACACGACTATTAATTTGCATTTcgttaaggaaacagaagctgagGAGAGACAATACAAATCACAACTTCTGATTATCCTCAGTTGGAGGCCAGGACAGAGTTAAATATTCACTGCAGGACCAGCTGGCCAGGAGGAAAGGTTCCCTCATGTGACTCAGCCCAGAGCTCAGGGAGGAAATGATTCTCCCAGCCAGGATGGACAGGAGCCCACCCTGCGATGCAGCTACACCGAGTGCCCAGCAGGAGGACTCCACTCTCGGGGGCAAGCTGCAGGTGGATTTAAGCCGCCCTCTGGACAgacaagaggaagaggagacacAGGGGCCAGGCCTCCTGTGAAGGTTTCGCAAGGGAAGGGCCTGCTGTGTAGCCCCTGGCATTAGCCTCACCAGAAGTACTCAGCCTTTATAACTATATTTATAGTATAACTATTTATAGTACACTTGGCGGGTTTActgtaatgattttaaaatgcagatgaaGGGAAAGAGTATTACTTCtttaagaaacaaaggaaaagcaggctGTAAAACAGGTTTGGGGCAACCTGGGGACTGGTGAAACCCTTAATACTCTTAGAGTCTGTCAATCTGGGGAAAGGGCAGAGCCAGAAGCCAAGAATACAGGgcacaaaacaaaagacaaagggaGCACTGAGACAGTAAACATTAGTTTGAACTTATtgacttcatttgttttttaacccATTGCACTGAAAAGCAAATGGGTTAATGAGGATGGGTAACGAATACATGTAGATGATGAGTGTTACAACAGGGGCCGTTAGAAATGTGACAATGCCACTGTATAATAAGATCACTCGTTGACATCACTGATGGGCCAAATTCCTGAGATTAGCAATTAAAAGTCAGACCTGACTTGTGGCCATCTCAAAGCTAAAGATAATCTGGGCAATCATTAACCAGAAGAGCAGACTTGTGGGGACATTCTGCTGCTTCACTTTCATCAGTGCACAGAATACGAGTGTAAACACTCTGAATATCTGTGAACTTAACTATTTGTAGCTAAAATCTCTCACAGTTTTTGTTATAAAAAATTTGTTAATAACGAAGAATATTTATCAAGTAGCAAGCCCAGCTAGCCTCAGCCACACAAAACAGGTGTCACTACTCCGCGGGTGGCAGCTGCCCAAAACATGAGGAGAATCACAGGGAGTTCATCTGCCCCCGCTGAGTGAACTGCGCACGCCTCCCATCCAACTCAGCCCAGCAAGGCCACGCCACTGCTCTTTATTTCTACAGCTGGCCTTTGTGGTGCTTGAGCTGTCAGgtgcaggagaggagaaagggggaggagaggcagcCAGGCAGGGGAGCAGCACAAAGacattcctcctcctcttctttttcaagctttttaaataaaaaagattgatTTTTATTTGAAGCAGCTGAAATTTGTTAAACTGATCTGCCCTTGCCAGGAAAAGACTGAAATAGAGGACTGCCTTTCCTGGATAAAGCTTTTTATTAGACAGGGTCCTAGGAAGGCAAGATGGGCAACATACCCGGGTTCATGAGTTCCGGTAAGCTGACACCTGGCACGACGTGCGGGGCAGGGAGGTTGAGattggggagggcagggaggttTGGTAGTCCTGCTGGTAAAGGCATCAGACCTGAAAAGAAGGCAGAGAACAAAAGATAAACCATCCAATCCTTgcatattgaaaaaaatactaCCCACTTCAAAGTGAGAATACCAGAAGTCCACTTACCGTGTGGCAGTTTTATATCataacaacagtaacaataaCAAAATCTCTCCCAAGTGAAGCATCCTTCTATACCTAAGTGATTAGAAGGCTAAGTGGGTAAGGGTTAAAACAAACACATACTTCTGAACCCAAAAGCAAGAATGATGCTGGCCTATGTCTTGGAGAAGGGGCTGATTTATCTCAGCAAACATGGAACTGATTTTCTTTGATGGTTGAGGTTTACAGTctctcaggcttttttttttctttttcctttttaatttcagacttacagtTGCTAATTTATATGAAGAATCCCCATGTATATCTTTCACTCTAACTtctcaaatgttaacattttaccacacTTGCTGTGTGCACACATTTGGTTAATGGCTTAATATGTCTGTGTAATGACATCTTTAGCCATACAATTAAAGGCTCTCACAATGCAAGTATATATTTGATCACTGAAATAATATCTGATCGTTATCTGCTGGATAAAGGGACTTGGTCTTCACTGGGAACAGtaagtgaaataaacaaaaatctaaCCTAACATTGGAGCTACTGAAGACTCAAGTAAGGAGTGCTCTCCTCCAGGACACAATGTCTTATTCACTAAACAACAACCAGAAAGCCCTGTGCTGAAGGACGGACAGTCTATATACTCCTTATTCCTGCCTCAGGCTgcactgggggcagggaggatggtTGGCTGGGGTTAAGGAGCCCAAGGCTCAGCAGCTGACTAGCTGGTGACAGCAGTTCATTGCCACTTGGTCTCACTTAACACAAAGTTACAGCAGAGACAGAATGAGAGTAAAAGACATAAATAGTCACCACATAGgtagaaatttttttcattgttttctaagATGCAAAATATCAGTAAAGCTATTGTTATTACATATATGTCTCCTGCTACTTACCTGGTAATGTAGTAGCTGGGTTCATTGGCGGCACAGAAGTGAGGGACTGGTTTACTTGTGGTGGCAATAATGGTACTGTTGGTACACCTAAAATAAATGcacaaccttttaaaaatttcagttgaTAAGGAGTGAGCAGACTATCTCGGACAGTCTTCCGTCCCTTCCCTCCTGCCATGGTCAGGTCTTCACTCAGTGTGACTTTAGTCAGCTGGTCTCTAGCTGCATCACTGCCACAGCTCATCCACCTGCTCTGCCCTTGGCCCTTCGCAATGGCTGTTAGCAGACCGTGAGCCAAGAGGGCGGGGGGCTCTGCAAGCCCTCCGCAGCTAAGTAAAACCGGGTAAGAGTTTTACTCCTGACCTAAGCGGGGCTGGATTAGAAAACTGTTTTGGAAATTTGGAAATGGGATACAAGGATCCTAATCAGTCTCTATTGGGCTCCTGACCCAAAAGGCCACGTACACCTGGGGCTGCTGGGGGGCTATGTGCCCCATGAAACAGTGAATTCTGGTCTGTGAAAGAGAATGATGTAGATGGCCTGAAAGAGACAGAAGAGCATGTGGACCTCCAGAGACGGGGAGAATGACCTGGCTTCCTGaatcttcatttccttttgacCTTAGGTTCTGTGACACTCCTCTGAAGTCTAGTACATTCCCACTTTTACTGCTGTTAGCTTGAAGTGGTCATGTTCTTTACATTCAAGTAACTCTTACGATACCACCTAATGAAGATTACCTATTAATGTTTACCACCTACTCATGTGGGAGGTTTCGCTGATGTCCAAACAATAGTAATACTGCACATGGATTCTAGATTTTGTCTTACAGAGATCTGCTTAAATATGGTAGCAAGAATGAATTGTGCCTGAAAGTATGAAGCAACCATTTTCagatagcttttaaaatttagttagtcatgtgtttacttttttgcagaaattggaGCCATGAAAAAATAGGAGAGGGTTCTTTGttttatcagattctcaaaggggcTGGATGGTTGCTTGGTGTGTTCAGTCTTTAAAGTTTGGGTAGGGGGGGCACCTACTATATGTCAGacattgttctaggcactgaggaaCTTTACagcataaagaaaatagaaatcactaCCTTCTGGAAATTTACATTCTGATAAGgggcagaaaaagaaagggagacagGAAGTGTGAGAGGGTCACATCGATTAATGTCATTTCAAAATGATatattcattttctgaaaatttcttaATCCAAAATTTTCAAATCCACAGAGgtgtttttttaaagcacatactTTGTTTCTACAGTTACTGTTTGGGCTACTTTGCAGCAATATAATTaaagcaaagacagaaaaataaatgcctaACAAAAAGTGGGTTCTCACATGTTATAATGCTAGAACATCtgagtgtttttaaatttatttactcaaaGTGAAAATGCTGATTTCTTTCAGTCTCCTTTGAGCAATTTCTGCTTAATTTATGTCTCTGTCTTTTAATACTCAAGAAACCATTTCTCTACAGTGTAATAAGACCAGGGATCTCAGTGCATGTGCATATATGACAATATAAGTATAACTGTAATGTAATTAGGGAAGATTTAAAATGCCTCTCAAAAGAAACTGGAACTTGAAGAGAGATGTCAGCTATCTCCTAAAGCCAGAACACTTTGCACTGGAACACTCACTGTAAAGCCAGGTGAGAGTTATCAGACACAGATTGGATTGCTGTCTTGGGAAGTCTATCCAGGAATAAACTaaaaaaacatttcttacatctgatgggatgtaagaaaaaaatcttaatatcaTAAAAAGAACTCAAACACTGCTTGaatgaaataaactttaaaatctctTCCAAATGTATCCATGACTTGATACTGATGACATTAATATTTAATGTCATCCAAGAAATACTCTAAAACTGGActgtggtgatgactgcacaactccataaatttactaaaaatcatgaATTCTATACTTGCAGTGAGTTAATTTTAtggtatgcaaattatacctcaataaagctgggaaaaaaacccagcaaagaGCAGGGGGTAGGGAGGTACGTTATCATACTGATAACTGGCGACGCTGGGCGGTGGGGGCTGGTTGTTCTACTTGTTACGCAAATGAATCTTTATTAATAGTCATCTAATTTTGAATATGTTTCaagtttttaattgtaaaaaataaaaaatttaaatttcatacatatctttgggaaataaaacaaagactCTGAAAAGATCTGAGATTTGAACCTAGGGGACAAGCTCCAGGGATCATACTGTTGACCTTAACTGCATCTTGATGGGCTGTTTTAAATCCATTCTAGAACAAAGTAGAATATGATCAAATTTgggatataaatattaaaaaaagagctcAAGAATAAAAGgctattaatgaaataaaactaaaccATGTCACAGTATTTCATCCACTTACTCAACATTAGTTGAGTATATAATATACTCTtggtataaagaaagaaaaccaggaaacaggagatttaaaaaaaggaaaggataattcagaaagagtcatgtaccacaatgtgcattgcagcactatttacaatagccaggacatggaagcaacctaagtgtccactgacagatgaatggataaagaagatgtggcacatatatacaatggaatattactcagccataaaaagaaacgaaattgagttatttgtagtgaggtggatggacttagaatctgtcatacagagtgaaataagtcagaaagagaaaaacaaatactgtatgctaacacatatagatggaataaaaaaaatggttctgaagaatctgggggcaggacaggaataaagatgcagatgtagagaatggacttgaggacacggggcaaagtgagagaatggcatggacatatatacactaccaaatgtaaaacagacagctagtgggaagcagccacatagcacagggagatcagctcggtgctttgtgaccacctagaggagtgggatagggagggtgggagggagacgcaagacggggGAGAtacggggatgtatgtatacgtatagctgattcactttgttataaaacagaaactaacacaccacttgtaaagcaattatactccaataaagatgttaaaaataaataaataaataaataaaggaaagggaaaaataaactctATCAACATACCAAGTTAAGAACTGTATCATGTGACCAAGCAATTCTAatttctgggtatataaccaagaaaaatgaaaacatatgtccatgcaaaaacttgtacacaaatgttcatagcagcattattcataatagccaaaaagtagaaacaatccaaatgtccctcaaccgatgaatggataaacaaaatgtggcatatccatgcACTGGaacattatttagccataaaaaagatgaaatattaatatatgcTATGACATGAATGAACCTGGATAACACTattctaagggaaagaagccagagaggaaagtcacagaagaccacacatattatatgaaatgtctagattagaaagagaaagtagattagtaattGCCTAGGCCTGTGGGATTGGGGGAAAACAGGGAGTGACGGGGTACAGGGTGTTTTTGGCAGGTAATGAAATGTTCTAAACTGATtgaggtgatggttgcaaaacccactaaattgtatattttaaatgggtaaattgaaTGCTATGTGAATCACATCTCCAGAAAGCtgttgaaaaaaaccaaaacaaacaaacaaacaaaaaaggagtaTATTAGGTAGAACAAGGAGTACAGAAAAAGAGGAGATAGGCGTATGTCCCCTGAGCAAGACTGAGTCCCTAGGAAAGGAATGGTAAACTGCTCACTTTTGTATCCCCAGTGTCTACTACTTAGGGGATatgcaaacatttgttgagtaaataGGGCTATTAAACAGAAATTAAAGGTAGAATCCTGACTCTACAACAAGATAAGCCCAAGATCTAAAATTGTCTGAAAAGAGGTTCAAATGCCTGTGATGATTCAGTACCAGCTTTCAGACAGGGCCTGTCAATGCAGAGCacatttacagttttcaaagtacACTGGcatcaacttttaaaattctacagcTTGGGACAGAAAACAGTATCGTGTAAAACAAAGTAGACTGAAAACAGAATCTATTTTTCTGCACACCTGTACTGAGAACATTACTGACAGCTGGTGGAGTTGAGCTAATAGAAAGTCCAGACAGACTCTGTTCAATTTCTGTAGTTCCTGGTGATGACAAAGACGGGGGATTAACTGAGGACAGCTGGAccttccaaaaaaaagaaagaaaaaaggaaaattactcaaatttacttaaaagaaaatgtaaatattggcTCTCACCGGTCCTACAGATACCTTTTTCGATCATGTATTAACTGTCAAAAGTTTTCACCTGGCACTTTGGCTTTCAGACACTCCTTCCTAATTTTCATACGTGCCAAGGACCACGCACTGTAAACATCTCCCCCTCCTGTCACTTCCAGTCTTTTAACACATGGCATCTAGCCCATCATACACACTGTTATAGCCACTTCGACACCAGGAGGagattctctctcctccttcctagcCAGCCAAAAAAGATTATACTCAACCCTTAAAGCACcactgctttcttcttctttgaattctcagccagttttgtgtttttaattttcactgcTCATGGAAGAAGTCAGCTGAAGTCTTAATACCATGATAGATTCCTTAAAAATTTCTTAAGATGTCTAACCTCATGAGTCctcatcaatgaatgaatgtggcAGCCAGATCTCTACCTTCTGggagcatggggtgggggtgggaatgaATCTATATGGACTTTacagatgggtggatgggtgattTCACCTCTGAATCCTCCAACTTATGCCAGCTCCAGTGCCCTCTGGCACATTCCAACATAACTTGTATTCTGGCCCTTCTCCCTAGCTGCCATTTCACCCTCTGGTCTTCTCAGACTGCCCATAGCGCCTCGTCTGGGGCAGAGAGCACTGATTGGGGCAGCAGATATGATAGCAGGAGTCTGAACATACAACAACACTGGTTCTGGTTATGAGCCAatggtgggtgggggtgaggagaggtTACACTTCCCCATAGCTCCCCTTCACTTCCTCTAGAACTGGGGATGGCCCAACCATGCACCATAAAATGACAGTGGCAGCAGCCCTTTCTTTACAACTgtagcattttctttttgaatgtttggtttttatttagtCATGCATAAGAGTTAACTGTCCTGTAAGGCCTGcacaggaaacattttaaaagcctATAAGCCTGCAGAAATACCTCTTATTCCTTAAAAAGCCTCACTTTGATCCTGTAATACTTCCCACACCCCTACTTCTCTTTGCTTTCCCAGTCAAGTTTCTTGAAATAGGAAGCAGCAGTTATCATCACCTTATCACTCACCACTCACCCTCTATCTCCTGTAAGTTGGTATCTGCATCCCATCAAGCCTTAAGTTGCTCTAGCCCAGGACATGTTTTTTCACTCCTTCTCTCACCTGACTTCTCTGCAGTATCTCACATAGTTGCCTATGCCCCCTTTCCTGAAGCTCTGTTCTCTCCCTTTGGCCTTCTCCTGAGCTTCCTTTGCTGAATGCCCTTTCTCTGCCCATCCATTTAAACACTAGGGATGTTCAAGATTCTGGCCTCGGTCCTCTGACCCACCCAGGCCCAGTCCCTTgatgatttttattcattttgatcaTTAGATTAAATTACCCTCTCTCTGCTGATTCCCAAATCTGTATCTCTAGCCTCGCCCTCTTTCCTGAAATCTAGAACCAGAAAATATTCATTTGGATATCCTACAGGAACTTCAAATCCAACATGTCAATATTTAACTCATCATCTGCCCAGTCTCAAATAAGTGCTACCACCCCACACATCTATTCATCTGGGTGGAAAGTTATGGTATAATCAGGCAGTAAAGTTATCTTACCTCCATAAATCCATCTTTAAGAGGAGTAATAGGTGTACCAGTCATCTGTCCTGGAAgagaaattttctttccttcttcaaatgGGCGTGTAGGTATTCGATGCAAATAACCATATCCAATGCCACATCCTAGGCtatgaagatatttttttcttaaagttatcATCACAGCTTGCATTTTTGAGgttttgaaacagaaaaacaaatctcCATTCTTTTAAATACTGTCATCTTATCAGAAGTCTCTTCTGACAACCCTTTATTAAATAGCACCCTTCTTCCCACCACAGACACTAACCGtactctcctttatttttcttcaagtatttatCACCATCCAACACATtgcctatttatttgtttattttgtctccCCCAATAAAATGGTAAGgtccttgaaggcagagacctTGTTATGTTTACTGCCttaacagttcctggcacatggcagaCACTAAATAATTATTTGCTCAATGAATGACATATAGCCTTTCCACTGAAGAGCTCCAAGCACTTTTGCATGTTGATGTCATTTACACAACCTATAGGTCTATTTCAGAACCTGACACATATCAATCCAAATTAATCCAGATTCCTTCTAATTCATCCTCCCAATGACACCagaggtatttttttaataagatacaATCACTTTCTAGAGTGATCTTCCCATAGTCTGTTGTCTTCTTTCCAGAGTCTGTTGTCTTCCCAacattcccttttccttcttccctttggaGAACTACTCCTCTGCCGTTCTGTGCAGCACGGGTGGGACTGTCAATCAGGGGGCCTGTCCTGCCCAAAACAAGGAGTGGCTCATGACCAGAGCCAGGCCAATTTACCTCTCTTGCCCAGGGCTGCAAATCTTGGAAGCGACAGAAAAAACCAAAATGGCTTTATCCCTTCAGTAGAAAGTGATGAAATTGCCAATTAGTTCTTCCTTTCTAAATCCCTAAGGGTGTCTGAGTCCTGTCCTTTCCCATTGTGAGTCTTTGATTATATGAGTGACTCCGTAGCTATAAATTCATGTCTGCTGCAGCTGGTTTCTACTACTTGGAACCAAAGAACCCTCACtgttacaatattatataactaACACTGCCCGAAGTATATCCAAATTCCTGACCACGGTATTTAAGGCTTTTCACAATCAGGTTCCAACTTATGTTTCCATCACAATTGCCTTTATTTTCCAAACTACTTGCACTTTCTGAGTAGGACGTGCACAGGTATCACTGTGCCTCTCTCCTGCCAGGGCATCTGTTATTTCCATGGGTACTACTACCACCAAAAGCGGGGAGAGCAGGCAGTGGCCAACTTCGGCTCTTCCTTATCCAAATGTGATTTCATAACAATgcttcatattaaaaaattacttgttCCCTCTTCTCTCACTTTTCCTCCCTATACCATCAAGCTGCAAATTTTACTGAACTGGATCTCAGATAGatttagaggaagaaagaaagattaaataatttatactGATCAAATACAAGCCTTTCAGAGGTAGCTACATTTAAAAACAAGGTGCTTATTAATCAAAAGAACTAAGTGGTGGTAGAGGAGGCACTTGAGGCAAGAGGGAGATCTCCATAAATTTAAAGACAGCCCAAGAATGAAGCTA from Lagenorhynchus albirostris chromosome 6, mLagAlb1.1, whole genome shotgun sequence includes:
- the GORASP2 gene encoding Golgi reassembly-stacking protein 2 isoform X3, encoding MGSSQSVEIPGGGTEGYHVLRQRTEICLLPSPSSIVQENSPGHRAGLEPFFDFIVSINGSRLNKDNDTLKDLLKANVEKPVKMLIYSSKTLELRETSVTPSNMWGGQGLLGVSIRFCSFDGANENVWHVLEVESNSPAALAGLRPHSDYIIGADMVMNESEDLFSLIETHEAKPLKLYVYNTDTDNCREVIITPNSAWGGEGSLGCGIGYGYLHRIPTRPFEEGKKISLPGQMTGTPITPLKDGFMEVQLSSVNPPSLSSPGTTEIEQSLSGLSISSTPPAVSNVLSTGVPTVPLLPPQVNQSLTSVPPMNPATTLPGLMPLPAGLPNLPALPNLNLPAPHVVPGVSLPELMNPEVSSTAASTELLSSLPPTGSPPSDPVPTTARADAASTLTVGVTPPTPKAPAAVEDRVGESIPASKKPVSAVTDADASESP
- the GORASP2 gene encoding Golgi reassembly-stacking protein 2 isoform X2, with the protein product MGSSQSVEIPGGGTEGYHVLRVQENSPGHRAGLEPFFDFIVSINGSRLNKDNDTLKDLLKANVEKPVKMLIYSSKTLELRETSVTPSNMWGGQGLLGVSIRFCSFDGANENVWHVLEVESNSPAALAGLRPHSDYIIGADMVMNESEDLFSLIETHEAKPLKLYVYNTDTDNCREVIITPNSAWGGEGSLGCGIGYGYLHRIPTRPFEEGKKISLPGQMTGTPITPLKDGFMEVQLSSVNPPSLSSPGTTEIEQSLSGLSISSTPPAVSNVLSTGVPTVPLLPPQVNQSLTSVPPMNPATTLPGLMPLPAGLPNLPALPNLNLPAPHVVPGVSLPELMNPGLPPLPSLPPQNLPGIAPLPMPSEFLPSFPLVPEVSSTAASTELLSSLPPTGSPPSDPVPTTARADAASTLTVGVTPPTPKAPAAVEDRVGESIPASKKPVSAVTDADASESP
- the GORASP2 gene encoding Golgi reassembly-stacking protein 2 isoform X1, which encodes MGSSQSVEIPGGGTEGYHVLRQRTEICLLPSPSSIVQENSPGHRAGLEPFFDFIVSINGSRLNKDNDTLKDLLKANVEKPVKMLIYSSKTLELRETSVTPSNMWGGQGLLGVSIRFCSFDGANENVWHVLEVESNSPAALAGLRPHSDYIIGADMVMNESEDLFSLIETHEAKPLKLYVYNTDTDNCREVIITPNSAWGGEGSLGCGIGYGYLHRIPTRPFEEGKKISLPGQMTGTPITPLKDGFMEVQLSSVNPPSLSSPGTTEIEQSLSGLSISSTPPAVSNVLSTGVPTVPLLPPQVNQSLTSVPPMNPATTLPGLMPLPAGLPNLPALPNLNLPAPHVVPGVSLPELMNPGLPPLPSLPPQNLPGIAPLPMPSEFLPSFPLVPEVSSTAASTELLSSLPPTGSPPSDPVPTTARADAASTLTVGVTPPTPKAPAAVEDRVGESIPASKKPVSAVTDADASESP
- the GORASP2 gene encoding Golgi reassembly-stacking protein 2 isoform X4 is translated as MLIYSSKTLELRETSVTPSNMWGGQGLLGVSIRFCSFDGANENVWHVLEVESNSPAALAGLRPHSDYIIGADMVMNESEDLFSLIETHEAKPLKLYVYNTDTDNCREVIITPNSAWGGEGSLGCGIGYGYLHRIPTRPFEEGKKISLPGQMTGTPITPLKDGFMEVQLSSVNPPSLSSPGTTEIEQSLSGLSISSTPPAVSNVLSTGVPTVPLLPPQVNQSLTSVPPMNPATTLPGLMPLPAGLPNLPALPNLNLPAPHVVPGVSLPELMNPGLPPLPSLPPQNLPGIAPLPMPSEFLPSFPLVPEVSSTAASTELLSSLPPTGSPPSDPVPTTARADAASTLTVGVTPPTPKAPAAVEDRVGESIPASKKPVSAVTDADASESP